The following are from one region of the Harpia harpyja isolate bHarHar1 chromosome 4, bHarHar1 primary haplotype, whole genome shotgun sequence genome:
- the LOC128141039 gene encoding uncharacterized protein LOC128141039, giving the protein MAGRTVRVGGLPADLPPDRVADKLTIHFLRSRNGGGEIADVQVLAGSQACALITFEAPEVAQRILKAKNHVLSIGGKKYPLEVTAHVAELSPDEIFIRACMIVDYGKLPAGKTLLRNLHKGYSNVQFDFDSKNTHCIVKGQFTELQAFSRDLLGSLNLKSQAVGEILLPDSSHVAKETRKHDHQQVSDSTKSAQETAKLPNWDQVYEKAVKVPSPRDPVDGEAVEQLEDFSLVMDSDIYLYLQRFCAAEYQGVLRQHCVDVVDVSSDGIVILYLQPSAGMSGDMDALQQARLALQQLYQQLEVSLRKEKITKAGLDIDGQALRALTHELQKLYPQLLCHEDEKQLYLIGNLVDVSQAKQYLQDFSTRRGATHVVDMLSRSLPSHPATSCTTEAALHKPKAPVDTSTSRLSPGRPELKGELKLAANFSPLKADRSQASWGLLLNQDSPLVGQAQLSGKHLSETDALGPSDPTALTQQYQPCVSTTDVVLGSAAGSRQKDPKEWDHVKGDVRLTRHKTLSPFGDKENSTLQHPGDSKGSGPIKHHPLASTSSTFDTMRTSSALDPKPSESRPLLRRSNSFSLPRSKESDKSQDTGRADSGGSRVSEEMSLDSLQWSYLKDVCRAAIDELCRHGGVQISEHRTGDCTVLTLQAVERSKLFQAKWKVEALVQKCPDLVCQSMSYSELAVDGPDDSALSELCSLLRGNSPQVGLSKDKYKLYLACPKEMLPGVTEAFQVFSSRRLHALKSSSLSPGPESTGPSSVIQPSRSQDTALGAALPGSLESLQHLNISNKADHTDVLRAFQLPEAEEKRSPSPWRFQQALGQEEANDHFDSGAVQGGSCLLSPSVADKPSPAGLRESQEQPKTKLSGGEPDVARLKQVLPDRFQFARDKNKGGHNEAMGQLRSAAPAADGAPRSLPTWLYRATAADPPEAAAKQSPAAEPRGQERALLSTGRSNVQEEPDLSSQQTRGPSLGQESGKTPLGQCDACQGSGVTCQAPCGHALCRTCFAADSTLPACCSSSLVSPSRKISGTFKISSLSQSLPGYYRDLTLQIAYNIPDGLQGVGDPHPGQPYKGGDFYAFLPDNREGQKTAMLLRKAFEHGLTFQIKSCNGEERVTWGLIPHKTSWDGGKARNGYPDAQYLREVCTILKKLGIV; this is encoded by the exons ATGGCGGGCCGCACGGTGCGGGTGGGGGGCCTCCCCGCCGACCTGCCTCCCGACAGGGTGGCCGACAAGCTGACCATCCACTTCCTGCGCTCCCGCAACGGCGGCGGCGAGATCGCCGACGTCCAGGTGCTGGCCGGCTCCCAGGCCTGCGCCCTCATCACCTTCGAGGCGCCGGAAG TGGCCCAGAGGATCCTGAAGGCGAAGAATCACGTCTTGTCGATCGGAGGGAAGAAGTACCCGCTGGAAGTGACGGCGCATGTTGCAGAGCTGAGCCCCGATGAG ATCTTCATACGTGCTTGCATGATAGTTGACTATGGCAAGCTTCCTGCTGGCAAAACCCTCCTGAGGAACTTGCATAAAGGCTACAGCAATGTGCAGTTCGACTTCGACTCCAAGAACACACACTGCATAGTCAAGGGACAATTCACTGAGCTGCAGGCCTTCAGCAGAGACCTGCTGGGCAGCCTGAACCTCAAGAGCCAAGCCGTTGGAGAGATCCTCCTTCCAGATTCCAGCCATGTGGCCAAAGAGACCAGAAAGCATGATCATCAGCAAGTGTCTGACTCCACTAAGTCAGCACAAGAGACAGCAAAGCTGCCGAATTGGGACCAGGTGTATGAAAAGGCAGTTAAAGTCCCATCACCTCGGGACCCAGTGGATGGGGAAGCTGTGGAACAGCTGGAGGACTTTTCCCTAGTGATGGACTCAGACATTTACTTGTACTTGCAGCGGTTCTGTGCTGCCGAGTACCAAGGTGTGCTACGCCAGCATTGTGTGGATGTGGTAGATGTTAGCAGTGATGGCATCGTCATACTGTACCTCCAACCATCTGCAGGTATGTCTGGGGACATGGACGCCTTGCAACAGGCCCGCCTGGCCCTGCAGCAGCTttaccagcagctggaggtgaGCTTGCGCAAGGAAAAGATCACCAAAGCAGGACTGGATATAGACGGCCAGGCACTCAGGGCTCTGACACATGAGCTGCAGAAACTGTATCCCCAGTTGCTCTGCCATGAGGATGAGAAGCAGCTTTATCTTATTGGAAACCTTGTTGATGTGTCCCAGGCCAAGCAGTACCTTCAGGATTTCAGCACCAGAAGAGGTGCCACACACGTGGTTGACATGCTCAGCAGGTCCCTGCCCTCACACCCAGCAACCTCCTGCACCACCGAGGCTGCACTGCACAAGCCCAAAGCGCCTGTGGACACCTCAACCTCAAGGCTCAGCCCAGGCAGGCCAGAGCTGAAGGGTGAGCTCAAGCTAGCTGCCAACTTCAGCCCTCTGAAAGCTGACAGGTCTCAGGCCAGCTGGGGCCTCTTGCTGAATCAGGACTCTCCACTGGTGGGACAGGCGCAGCTTTCTGGAAAACACTTATCAGAGACAGATGCTCTAGGTCCAAGTGACCCAACAGCACTGACCCAGCAGTACCAGCCTTGTGTCTCTACAACAGATGTGGTTTTGGGGTCAGCAGCAGGGTCTAGGCAGAAGGATCCCAAAGAATGGGACCATGTGAAAGGAGATGTCAGGCTTACAAGACACAAGACTCTGTCTCCCTTTGGGGACAAAGAAAACAGCACTTTGCAGCATCCTGGGGACTCTAAAGGCTCAGGTCCCATCAAGCACCACCCCCTTGCTAGCACGTCTAGTACCTTTGACACGATGAGGACCTCTTCTGCTTTAGACCCTAAACCCTCTGAATCTAGGCCTCTGCTGCGACGTTCCAACAGCTTCTCCCTGCCAAGGTCAAAGGAAAGCGACAAGTCCCAAGACACTGGCAGGGCAGACAGTGGAGGCAGTAGGGTGAGCGAAGAAATGAGCCTGGACTCTCTGCAGTGGTCTTACCTGAAAGACGTTTGCCGTGCTGCTATTGATGAACTGTGCAGGCATGGAGGTGTGCAGATCTCAGAGCATCGTACTGGGGACTGCACTGTGCTGACGCTACAGGCAGTGGAGAGGAGCAAGCTTTTCCAGGCTAAATGGAAGGTGGAAGCTCTTGTGCAGAAGTGTCCTGACCTGGTGTGTCAGAGTATGAGCTACTCGGAGCTCGCTGTAGATGGTCCAGATGACAGTGCCCTGAGTGAACTGTGCAGCCTTTTGCGAGGAAACTCCCCTCAGGTTGGACTCAGCAAAGACAAGTACAAGCTCTATCTTGCCTGCCCCAAGGAGATGCTGCCAGGAGTGACTGAGGCCTTCCAAGTGTTTTCTTCCAGGAGGCTCCATGCCCTGAAGTCTTCATCCTTGTCTCCAGGACCAGAGAGTACAGGGCCCTCAAGTGTCATCCAGCCGAGCAGAAGCCAGGACACGGCACTGGGTGCAGCCCTTCCTGGCAGCCTGGAGTCCCTGCAGCACCTGAACATAAGCAATAAAGCAGACCACACAGATGTGCTCAGGGCTTTCCAGCTGCCAGAGGCTGAGGAAAAGAGGTCCCCCAGTCCTTGGAGGTTCCAGCAGgcactggggcaggaggaggccaATGACCATTTTGATTCTGGGGCTGTGCAAGGAGGAAGCTGCCTTCTGAGCCCTAGTGTAGCGGATAAGCCAAGTCCTGCTGGTCTGAGGGAGTCCCAGGAGCAGCCGAAGACAAAACTGTCTGGGGGGGAGCCTGACGTTGCACGGCTAAAGCAGGTTTTGCCAGACAGATTCCAGTTTGCAAGAGACAAGAACAAAGGAGGCCACAATGAAGCAATGGGACAGCTGcgctcagcagctcctgcagcagacGGTGCTCCTCGTTCCCTGCCCACCTGGCTGTACAGGGCTACGGCTGCTGACCCACCTGAGGCTGCAGCCAAACAGTCgcctgcagcagagcccaggGGCCAGGAAAGGGCCCTGCTCTCAACCGGCAGGAGCAATGTGCAGGAGGAGCCTGACCTCTCGTCACAGCAGACAAGAGGCCCCAGCCTCGGACAGGAAAGTGGCAAGACCCCTCTGGGCCAGTGTGATGCTTGCCAGGGCTCAGGTGTGACCTGCCAGGCTCCCTGCGGTCATGCCTTGTGCAGGACATGTTTTGCAGCAGACAGTACTCTGCCAGCTTGCTGCAGCTCCTCCTTGGTTTCCCCGAGCCGCAAGATCTCAGGGACATTCAAGATCTCCTCCCTGTCTCAGAGTCTGCCTGGCTACTATCGAGACCTAACGCTCCAGATTGCCTACAACATCCCTGATGGCTTGCAAGGG
- the PTGES3L gene encoding putative protein PTGES3L: protein MARQPAKTLWYDRPRYVYLEFCVEDSTDVKVIIEDQRLVFSCKNADGVEFYNEINLYARVNSKDSREKRSDRSITCFMRKWKEKVAWPRITKENIKPAWLSVDFDNWRDWEGDEEVERAMVEQYAELLEKVTDKGPPPAMDDLDDDL, encoded by the exons ATGGCGAG GCAACCGGCAAAGACACTGTGGTACGACCGCCCACGGTACGTCTACCTGGAGTTCTGTGTCGAGGACAGCACGGATGTTAAGGTCATCATTGAGGACCAGCGGCTGGTGTTCAG TTGCAAAAATGCAGATGGTGTGGAATTCTACAACGAGATCAACCTGTATGCCAGGGTCAACTCCAAG GACTCACGGGAGAAGCGCTCTGACCGCTCCATCACGTGTTTTATGAGGAAGTGGAAGGAGAAAGTGGCCTGGCCCCGTATTACCAAGGAGAACATCAAG CCAGCCTGGCTCTCTGTGGACTTTGACAACTGGCGAGACTGGGAAGGGGACGAGGAGGTGGAGAGGGCCATGGTGGAGCAGTATGCAGAG CTCCTGGAGAAGGTGACGGACAAAggtccccccccagccatggaCGATCTGGAT GACGACCTCTGA
- the RPL27 gene encoding 60S ribosomal protein L27 isoform X2, with translation MGKFMKPGKVVLVLAGRYSGRKAVIVKNIDDGTSDRPYSHALVAGIDRYPRKVTAAMGKKKIAKRSKIKSFVKVYNYNHLMPTRYSVDIPLDKTVVNKDVFRDPALKRKARREAKVKFEESVKV, from the exons ATGGGGAAGTTCATGAAGCCGGGGAAggtggtgctggtgctggccGGCCGCTACTCGGGGCGCAAGGCCGTCATCGTGAAG AACATCGACGATGGCACTTCCGACCGGCCGTACAGCCACGCCTTGGTGGCCGGCATCGACCGCTACCCGCGGAAGGTGACTGCCGCCATGGGCAAGAAGAAGATCGCAAAGAGGTCCAAGATCAAGTCCTTCGTGAAGGTTTACAACTACAACCACCTGATGCCCACCCG GTATTCCGTTGATATTCCTCTGGACAAAACAGTGGTCAATAAGGATGTGTTCAGGGACCCCGCTCTAAAACGCAAAGCAAGACGTGAAGCCAAGGTGAAATTTGAGGAGAG TGTAAAGGTTTAG
- the RPL27 gene encoding 60S ribosomal protein L27 isoform X1 codes for MGKFMKPGKVVLVLAGRYSGRKAVIVKNIDDGTSDRPYSHALVAGIDRYPRKVTAAMGKKKIAKRSKIKSFVKVYNYNHLMPTRYSVDIPLDKTVVNKDVFRDPALKRKARREAKVKFEERYKTGKNKWFFQKLRF; via the exons ATGGGGAAGTTCATGAAGCCGGGGAAggtggtgctggtgctggccGGCCGCTACTCGGGGCGCAAGGCCGTCATCGTGAAG AACATCGACGATGGCACTTCCGACCGGCCGTACAGCCACGCCTTGGTGGCCGGCATCGACCGCTACCCGCGGAAGGTGACTGCCGCCATGGGCAAGAAGAAGATCGCAAAGAGGTCCAAGATCAAGTCCTTCGTGAAGGTTTACAACTACAACCACCTGATGCCCACCCG GTATTCCGTTGATATTCCTCTGGACAAAACAGTGGTCAATAAGGATGTGTTCAGGGACCCCGCTCTAAAACGCAAAGCAAGACGTGAAGCCAAGGTGAAATTTGAGGAGAG ATACAAGACGGGCAAAAATAAGTGGTTCTTCCAGAAGCTGCGGTTCTAA
- the RUNDC1 gene encoding RUN domain-containing protein 1 translates to MEAEGGPLGPGERWAPVGAVSAATEEDDDDEEEEEEAAAAAGESPQSVPRLRAERRRLHGALLALASHFAQVQFRLRQVARAGPAEQQRLLRDLEDFAFRGCPAPLAHGLGDAPSEREKQEQIEVQKEKQRELILQLKTQLDDLETFAYQEGSYDSLPQSVVMERQRMIINELIKKLDMDLSEDIATLSPEELRQRVDAAIAQIVNPARVKEQLVEQLKTQIRDLEMFINFIQDEVGSSGKAEDGHCECAGRKDGGGSYKPNPRPSGNRVNPEDARKMRETGLHLMRRMLAVLQIFAVSQFGCATGQIPRTLWQKDQANKDYSPLIKKLELSVERVRQLAVKHKQEDHITSSSDLQDIPLGGRDELTLAVRKELTIALRDLMAHGLYASSQGMSLVLAPIACLIPAFTSSPQTMHPWELFVKYYNTKNGQAFVESPARKLSQSFALPVTGGVAITPKQSLLTAIHTVLTEHDPFKRSADSELKALVCMALNEQRLVSWVNLICKSGALVQSHYQPWSYMANTGFESALNILSRLSNLKFNLPVDLAVRQLKNIKDAF, encoded by the exons ATGGAGGCGGAGGGCGGCCCGCTGGGCCCGGGGGAGCGCTGGGCGCCGGTGGGCGCCGTGTCGGCGGCGACGGAGGAGGATGAcgacgacgaggaggaggaggaggaggcggcggcggcggcgggcgagtcGCCGCAGTCGGTGCCGCGGCTGCGGGCCGAGCGGCGGCGCCTGCACGGCGCGCTGCTGGCGCTGGCCTCGCACTTCGCCCAGGTGCAGTTCCGGCTGCGGCAGGtggcgcgggccgggccggccgagCAGCAGCGCCTGCTCCGCGACCTGGAGGACTTTGCTTTCCGCGGCTGCCCCGCGCCGCTGGCCCACGGCCTCGGCGACGCCCCG AGCGAGCGAGAGAAGCAGGAGCAAATTGAGGTccagaaggagaagcagagagagcTGATCCTGCAGCTCAAGACACAGCTGGATGACCTGGAGACGTTTGCTTACCAAGAGGGCAGCTATGATTCTCTGCCACAGTCTGTGGTTATGGAAAGACAACGG atgaTTATAAATGAGTTGATAAAGAAGCTGGACATGGACTTGAGTGAAGATATTGCAACGCTCTCTCCAGAGGAATTGCGACAGCGTGTGGATGCTGCCATAGCACAGATTGTTAATCCAGCCAGGGTGAAGGAGCAGCTAGTGGAGCAACTTAAGACACAGATAAGGGACCTCGAAATGTTCATCAACTTCATTCAGG ATGAAGTTGGAAGCTCTGGTAAGGCGGAAGACGGACACTGTGAATGTGCAGGCAGAAAAGATGGCGGTGGCTCCTACAAACCAAATCCACGGCCTTCTGGAAATAGAG TGAACCCAGAAGATGCCAGAAAGATGCGAGAAACGGGCCTGCACCTCATGCGTCGCATGCTTGCTGTGCTACAAATATTTGCTGTGAGTCAGTTTGGTTGTGCTACTGGTCAGATTCCTCGCACCCTCTGGCAGAAGGACCAAGCCAACAAGGACTATTCCCCCTTAATTAAGAAACTGGAGTTGTCAGTAGAGCGGGTGAGGCAGCTAGCTGTGAAACACAAGCAGGAAGACCACATTACCAGTTCCTCTGATCTGCAGGACATTCCCTTAGGAGGCAGAGATGAGCTGACTCTAGCTGTGCGGAAGGAGTTGACCATTGCTTTGCGAGACCTGATGGCTCACGGGCTCTATGCCTCCTCTCAAGGAATGAGCCTGGTATTGGCACCCATCGCGTGCTTGATTCCTGCGTTCACCTCGTCGCCGCAGACCATGCACCCCTGGGAGCTCTTTGTGAAGTATTACAACACTAAGAACGGACAAGCCTTTGTGGAATCCCCGGCTCGCAAGCTCTCCCAGTCCTTTGCCTTGCCTGTGACAGGAGGAGTGGCCATTACCCCCAAACAGAGCCTGCTGACAGCGATCCACACTGTCCTCACGGAGCACGACCCCTTCAAGCGCAGTGCAGACTCTGAACTGAAAGCTCTGGTGTGTATGGCGCTAAACGAGCAGCGCCTGGTCTCCTGGGTAAATCTGATCTGCAAATCTGGAGCTCTGGTACAGTCCCACTACCAGCCATGGAGCTACATGGCAAACACGGGCTTTGAGAGCGCGCTGAACATTCTCAGTCGCCTGAGCAACTTGAAATTCAACCTCCCAGTTGACCTGGCTGTCCGGCAGCTGAAAAACATCAAAGATgctttttga
- the IFI35 gene encoding interferon-induced 35 kDa protein, whose product MDAEEDSFIRLPSPGSLEDGFPEVTPEQVQQQIECCKELCSALEQEHAKLQMAKEAVEQRTRELRKEGELLRKNIEQQMSLNRDEDRSCQVGIFLAKDEMNRLRQEKQVLKKELEEVKKRVLWDDPVMMLPALPEKKMVFKGLVTNKDNMNKLMLTPLIRYPLLGGSALITFEKAEVAQRIIEVKEHVVELSYGEDLEELDRCRVRVQAAPVDILLPSALEIGLTRSSRSILVSDLPSLAVPEEALLDKLELFFSKTKNGGGEVESREFLDDSGQVVLTFAEDGVAEPLIARGHIQVLIGKGRYELKISPCVSGDITNLQFQPSRCPRTVLLSGIPDVLGEEPMRDALEIHFQKASRGGGEVDALAYVPVGQQGVAVFTEDAD is encoded by the exons ATGGATGCGGAGGAG GACTCCTTCATCCGGCTGCCCAGCCCCGGCAGCCTGGAGGACGGCTTCCCGGAGGTGACCCCCGAGCAAGTCCAGCAGCAGATCGAGTGTTGCAAG GAACTTTGTAGTGCTCTGGAGCAAGAGCATGCGAAGCTACAAATGGCCAAGGAAGCTGTAGAGCAAAGGACACGAGAGCTGAGGAAAGAGGGAGAACTTCTTCGTAAAAATATTGAGCAACAAATGTCTTTAAACAGAGATGAAGACAGATCCTGCCAG gtGGGCATTTTTTTAGCAAAGGACGAGATGAACAGACTGAGGCAGGAGAAGCAGGTGCTGAAAAAGGAACTGGAAGAAGTGAAGAAGAGGGTCCTCTGGGACGATCCAGTGATG ATGCTGCCTGCCTTGCCAGAGAAGAAAATGGTGTTTAAGGGACTTGTGACAAACAAGGACAACATGAACAAGCTGATGCTCACCCCACTGATCCGCTACCCTCTGCTGGGGGGCTCAGCTCTCATCACCTTTGAGAAGGCAGAAG TGGCCCAGAGGATCATAGAGGTGAAGGAGCACGTGGTTGAGCTGAGCTACGGGGAGGACCTGGAGGAGCTCGACCGGTGCAGAGTGCGAGTGCAGGCAGCACCAGTGGATATACTGCTGCCATCTGCCCTGGAG ATAGGGCTGACTCGGAGCAGCAGGAGTATCCTTGTGTCTGACCTGCCCAGCCTGGCTGTCCCTGAGGAAGCACTGCTGGACAAGCTAGAGCTCTTCTTCAGCAAGACAAAGAATGGGGGCGGCGAGGTGGAGAGCAGGGAGTTCCTAGACGACTCTGGCCAGGTGGTGCTGACCTTTGCGGAGGACGGAG TGGCAGAGCCGCTAATTGCAAGAGGACACATCCAGGTGCTTATTGGGAAAGGAAGATACGAGCTCAAAATATCACCGTGTGTGAGTGGAGACATCACTAACCTGCAG TTCCAGCCCTCCCGCTGCCCCAGGACCGTCCTGCTCTCGGGGATCCCGGACGTGCTGGGTGAGGAGCCCATGAGGGACGCCCTGGAGATCCACTTCCAGAAGGCCAGCCGCGGCGGGGGAGAGGTGGACGCCCTCGCCTACGTCCCAGTGGGACAACAGGGGGTGGCCGTTTTCACGGAGGACGCGGACTAG
- the AARSD1 gene encoding alanyl-tRNA editing protein Aarsd1 — protein MVFQCQRDSWARQFATRVVSCRAAELRPEGGGEPVRGFQVVLEDTILFPEGGGQPDDRGLIGDVPVLRVTRRGPEAVHFVQEALEPGAEVLLSLDWDRRFDHMQQHSGQHLITAIAEHMFGFKTTSWELGRQRSVIELDTPSMTAEQIEALERSVNEKIRERVPVVVRELAADDPEIERVRSRGLPDDHAGPVRVVDIEGIDSNMCCGTHVSNLSDLQVIKLLGTEKGKKNKTNLVFLAGNRVLKSIEQSHSTEKALTSLLKNGPGEHIEAVKRLQSSVKLLQKNNLNLLRDVAVLIARDFKSKPVQSQLFVLHRKEGDSEFMNIIANEIGSEETLLFLTVGDEKEAGLFLLAGPVEAVENLGPRVAELLGGKGAGKRGRFQGKATKMSQRGEVEALLQEFISCRSPEA, from the exons ATGGTGTTCCAGTGCCAGCGGGACAGCTGGGCCCGGCAG TTCGCCACCAGGGTGGTGTCGTGCCGGGCGGCGGAGCTGCGGCCcgagggcggcggggagccggtgCGCGGGTTCCAGGTGGTGCTGGAGGACACCATCCTCTTCCCCGAGGGCGGCGGGCAG CCGGACGACCGCGGCCTCATCGGCGATGTGCCGGTGCTGCGCGTCACCCGGCGGGGCCCCGAGGCCGTCCACTTCGTGCAGGAGGCGCTGGAACCGGGCGCCGAGGTGCTGCTGTCGCTGGACTGGGACCGCCGCTTCGACCACATGCAGCAGCATTCAG GACAGCATCTCATCACTGCCATCGCAGAACATATGTTTGGATTCAAGACAACTTCATG ggagctgggccgTCAGCGAAGTGTCATTGAGCTGGACACCCCCTCCATGACAGCAGAGCAAATAGAGGCCCTGGAGAGGAGTGTGAATGAGAAAATCCGGGAGAGGGTACCTGTGGTGGTGAGGGAACTGGCTGCAGATGACCCTGAAATTGAAAGA GTGAGAAGCCGTGGTTTGCCAGATGACCACGCGGGGCCAGTGCGAGTTGTTGACATCGAAGGCATAGACTCCAACATGTGCTGTGGGACGCATGTGTCCAACCTGAGTGACTTGCAG gttatTAAACTCCTTggcacagaaaaagggaaaaagaacaaaaccaacttgGTTTTCCTGGCAGGAAACAGAGTGCTGAAGTCAATCGAACAAAGTCACAGTACTGAGAAGGCTCTAACGTCACTGCTCAA aaatggacCAGGTGAGCACATAGAGGCTGTGAAGAGACTGCAGAGTTCTGTGAAACTGCTTCAGAAG aataacTTGAACCTGCTTAGAGACGTTGCCGTTTTGATAGCCCGGGACTTCAAGAGCAAACCTGTTCAAAGTCAGCTGTTCGTGTTACACAG GAAAGAGGGTGACTCTGAATTTATGAATATCATCGCTAATGAGATTGGATCAGAG GAAACCCTGCTGTTCCTGACTGTGGGAGATGAAAAAGAAGCAGGACTCTTTCTTCTAGCTGGACCTGTTGAAGCAGTTGAGAATTTAGGTCCCAG ggtggcagagctgctgggaggcAAAGGAGCTGGGAAGCGAGGCCGCTTTCAGGGCAAGGCAACCAAGATGAGTCAGCGAGGAGAAGTGGAAGCTCTGCTCCAGGAATTCATCAGCTGTCGAAGCCCTGAAGCATAA